The Chryseobacterium sp. G0186 genome includes the window AAAGACTGACCATGCAGATTGTAGATGCCTTAAAAGAAGCATTGGGAACCAAAGATGTAGCTTGTATCATTGATGCAAAACACCTTTGTGTAAACTGTAGAGGAATTAAAGATACTGCAAGTTCTACCATTACTGCCGAATTAAGCGGTATATTCAGAACAAATCCAATTACAAGACAGGAATTCTTACATTATGTAGGAAGCCATGCTAAACTAGATTATTAGTAATGAACTACCAGATCCTTAAGAATATTGTAGATGCCGAGTTTCAGAGATTTCAAACAATTTCTGAAGAAGAATGGGCATATAAAGCAACACCGGAGAAATGGTCTAAAAAAGAAATTATCGGCCATCTTTGTGACAGTGCTTTTACAAATATCCGTAGATTTGTAGTAACTCAATATAAAGAGAACGAGAATATTGTATATGATCAGAATGCTTGGGTAAAGGCGCAGAACTATCAAAATGTTCCCACTTCAGAGCTGATTAACCTATGGAAATCTTTGAATTATCAGATTGTTCATGTAGTAGAAAATATTCCTGATGAAGCTTTACAAAAGACTTGTGATACAACGAAAACAGTAGCTCAGGTTTTTGCACTGGAATTCATCATTAAGGATTATGTAGATCATTTGCAGCATCATTTAGAAACTATTTAATTATGATACAATTTAAAAAAGTTTCAGATAAAATTTTTATTGCAACAATTATTTGTTGTAGTCAAATTATTTTGACTAATTTTTAAAACTTAATTATTTGAATCTTTTAACTTAAAAAAATGCAATTAAAAATCTATAACTCGCTTACAGCGGAAAAAGAAATATTTAAACCTATTTTAGACGGAAATGTTGGGATGTATGTCTGCGGACCTACAGTATACAGCAATGTACACTTGGGAAATGTAAGAACTTTCCTTTCTTTTGATTTTATTTATCGTAGCCTGATGCACTTAGGATACAAGGTAAGATATGTACGAAATATTACTGATGCAGGACACCTTACCGATGATGGGAATGTAGATAACGACAGATTCGTAAAACAAACCCGACTTGAAAAATTGGAACCCATGGAAATCGTACAAAAGTATACTGTTGATTTTCATAAAGTTCTGGAGATGTTTAATTTGCTTCCTCCAAATATTGAACCTACTGCAACAGGACATATCGTAGAGCAGATCGAGCTGACACAAAAATTAATTGAAAGAGGCTTTGCTTATGAAAGCAATGGTTCAGTATACTTTGATGTATTAGAATATAATAAAAGAGGGTTGAACTACGGTGAACTTTCAAAACGTAATATAGAAGAGCTTTTTGCCAATACCCGTGATCTTGACGGGCAGGGTGAAAAGAAAAACCCTCAGGACTTTGCCCTTTGGAAAAAAGCTTCTCCGGCGCACATTATGAGATGGAATTCTCCTTGGGGAGAAGGGTTTCCAGGATGGCACCTTGAATGTACAGCAATGAGTACTAAATATTTAGGTGAAACATTTGATATTCATGGAGGCGGAATGGATTTAAAATTCCCACACCATGAATGTGAGATTGCACAAGGGAAAGCTTGCAATGATGCAGCACCGGTAAATTACTGGATGCATGCCAATATGCTGACAATGAATTCTCAACGTATGAGTAAATCTACAGGGAATTATATTCTTCCGATGCAGTTGGTTACGGGAGATAATGATTTCTTTGAAAAACCTTTCCATCCGACAATTGTACGTTTCTGTTTCCTGCAGGCGCATTATAGAAGTGTATTGGATATTTCCAATGATGCTATGATGGCCAGTGAAAAAGGATTCGTTAGATTGATGGAGGCTGTGAAAGTATTAAATGCAATTACTCCTAATGATGAAAAGCAATCAGGATTCAGTCTTGCAGAGTGGAAGAATAAATGTTATGAAGCTTTAACTGATGATTTCAACTCTCCAATCTTGATTGCCCATTTATTTGAAGCAGTAAAATATATTTTTGCTTTAAATGATGATAAAGAAACAGTCTCAACCCAAGATCTTGAAGATTTAAAGACAACACTGAACGCATTTATCTTTGATGTTTTAGGATTGCAGGCTGTAGAAGAAAATAACAATGAAAAACTTGATCAGACTCTAAAGGTTTTGATCGAATTGAGAAATCAGGCAAGAAAATCCAAGAACTTTGAACTTTCAGATCAGATCAGAGATAAGTTGCTGGCTGAGGGTATCGAATTAAAAGACGGAAGAGACGGAACATCGTATGTTCTGAACTAAAAAATATAAACTTTGGTTTTATTATGATTCCGTAAGGCTCCTATCTTTAGGATTCTTACGGAATTTTTTATTTCAAAGTTTTTCATCCTATATATAATAGGTATTAAGTTCCAAGTATTCTCAGATCCATTCTCTCTTTCCGTTATTTTTGTCCTCCCGCAAGGATCCCCACCAAACAATCTCCCGCATCATTATTTAAAAACAAGGCGTATCCCAACCTCATAAGCCCCCCCAGTCTTTATTCCAAACCCAGTACAGCAACTTCATTTGTTGAATTACCATCCCACCCCAAACCTCATAGGTTTTCAAAACCTATGAGGTTTCCTCTCTGCTTCCTCATCGCTGTTACCCATTACCTATAACCTATATATACTATCCCAAAACGTGCACTTTTCCACCCCAAACCCTCCAACCCCCATACCCACCCACCCTCCAACCTCCCTCTCCAAACATTTGTTTAAAATTTTTCACCCTGCTATCCAGTTGTTTAGCAAAAAATCCTTTTCACACATGAACATTATGTTAAATAAACTTGCGTATGGTGTTAAAAGGTTCTATCTTTGCCCCACTGAAAACGAGAGTATCAGTAAAGCGCAGAAGCGCCTTTGGATAGGCAGGAACATTAAATACTACGAGAGAGACAGACGAAAAAAAAACTTTCACTTTTTTATCAAAAAAAGTTGCGGGTTAAAAAAGAGTTTGTATCTTTGCAGTCCCAATAAAACGGGAGCGTAGGAGTAGGATTTGCAGATGAAAACAGGGGATTGGGGTTAACGAAAAAACTTCAAGATTTTCTTAAAAAAAACATTTGTGTAATTAAAAATAAAGTTTTACTTTTGCACTCGCAAATACGGAGCGACACTGACAGAGAGATTGCTTCGTTACAAAGCGAAAGATATAAAGATCATTGACATACAATATAACAACCAAGTAAGGAAAAAACTAAAGCGTCACAACTTTGAGTGAGTCAGACAAACATACAATGGAGAGTTTGATCCTGGCTCAGGATGAACGCTAGCGGGAGGCCTAACACATGCAAGCCGAGCGGTAGAGATTCTTCGGGATCTTGAGAGCGGCGCACGGGTGCGGAACACGTGTGCAACCTGCCTTTATCTGGGGGATAGCCTTTCGAAAGGAAGATTAATACCCCATAATATGTTGGATGGCATCATTCGACATTGAAAACTCCGGTGGATAGAGATGGGCACGCGCAGGATTAGATAGTTGGTGAGGTAACGGCTCACCAAGTCAACGATCCTTAGGGGGCCTGAGAGGGTGATCCCCCACACTGGTACTGAGACACGGACCAGACTCCTACGGGAGGCAGCAGTGAGGAATATTGGACAATGGGTGAGAGCCTGATCCAGCCATCCCGCGTGAAGGACGACGGCCCTATGGGTTGTAAACTTCTTTTGTATAGGGATAAACCTACCCTCGTGAGGGTAGCTGAAGGTACTATACGAATAAGCACCGGCTAACTCCGTGCCAGCAGCCGCGGTAATACGGAGGGTGCAAGCGTTATCCGGATTTATTGGGTTTAAAGGGTCCGTAGGCGGATCTGTAAGTCAGTGGTGAAATCTCACAGCTTAACTGTGAAACTGCCATTGATACTGCAGGTCTTGAGTGTTGTTGAAGTAGCTGGAATAAGTAGTGTAGCGGTGAAATGCATAGATATTACTTAGAACACCAATTGCGAAGGCAGGTTAC containing:
- a CDS encoding DinB family protein gives rise to the protein MNYQILKNIVDAEFQRFQTISEEEWAYKATPEKWSKKEIIGHLCDSAFTNIRRFVVTQYKENENIVYDQNAWVKAQNYQNVPTSELINLWKSLNYQIVHVVENIPDEALQKTCDTTKTVAQVFALEFIIKDYVDHLQHHLETI
- the cysS gene encoding cysteine--tRNA ligase, producing the protein MQLKIYNSLTAEKEIFKPILDGNVGMYVCGPTVYSNVHLGNVRTFLSFDFIYRSLMHLGYKVRYVRNITDAGHLTDDGNVDNDRFVKQTRLEKLEPMEIVQKYTVDFHKVLEMFNLLPPNIEPTATGHIVEQIELTQKLIERGFAYESNGSVYFDVLEYNKRGLNYGELSKRNIEELFANTRDLDGQGEKKNPQDFALWKKASPAHIMRWNSPWGEGFPGWHLECTAMSTKYLGETFDIHGGGMDLKFPHHECEIAQGKACNDAAPVNYWMHANMLTMNSQRMSKSTGNYILPMQLVTGDNDFFEKPFHPTIVRFCFLQAHYRSVLDISNDAMMASEKGFVRLMEAVKVLNAITPNDEKQSGFSLAEWKNKCYEALTDDFNSPILIAHLFEAVKYIFALNDDKETVSTQDLEDLKTTLNAFIFDVLGLQAVEENNNEKLDQTLKVLIELRNQARKSKNFELSDQIRDKLLAEGIELKDGRDGTSYVLN